A window from Micromonospora profundi encodes these proteins:
- the thiE gene encoding thiamine phosphate synthase produces the protein MPSLGRLHLITDTRPGQDPLTVVHAALTAARADLVVQVRVEDSATDREAYDLARRVLALCAPYQATCLVNDRLHVALAVGAAGGHVGADDLPVAAGRRVLGPTGVLGATARAPETATAAIAAGADYLGVGPCHATTTKTGLPDPIGPAGVRAVVDAVDVPVIAIGGVTAARVPALRDAGAYGVAVVGAVSAAADPAQATAELLRALTC, from the coding sequence GTGCCGTCCCTCGGTCGACTGCATCTGATCACCGACACCCGCCCCGGGCAGGACCCCCTCACAGTGGTCCACGCCGCCCTCACCGCGGCCCGCGCCGACCTGGTCGTCCAGGTGCGCGTCGAGGACTCCGCCACCGACCGTGAGGCGTACGACCTGGCCCGCCGGGTCCTCGCGCTCTGCGCGCCGTACCAGGCGACGTGCCTGGTGAACGACCGCCTGCACGTGGCGCTCGCGGTGGGAGCCGCCGGTGGTCACGTCGGTGCCGACGACCTGCCGGTCGCCGCCGGACGCCGGGTGCTCGGCCCCACAGGCGTGCTGGGCGCCACCGCCCGGGCACCGGAAACAGCGACCGCGGCCATCGCGGCGGGCGCCGACTACCTGGGCGTCGGCCCGTGCCACGCCACCACCACCAAGACCGGGCTGCCGGACCCGATCGGCCCCGCAGGGGTACGCGCCGTCGTCGACGCCGTCGACGTACCCGTCATCGCGATCGGCGGGGTGACCGCCGCCCGGGTGCCGGCACTGCGGGACGCCGGGGCGTACGGGGTGGCTGTCGTCGGCGCGGTCTCCGCAGCCGCCGATCCCGCTCAGGCCACCGCCGAGCTGCTGCGGGCGCTGACGTGCTGA
- the thiO gene encoding glycine oxidase ThiO, whose protein sequence is MLTGRSPSTESVERARPDVAVIGAGPIGLAIAWRCAVRGLRVALHDPAPGSGASAVAAGMLAPVSEAYFGERQLTDLLVASAARWPAFAAELTEATGADLGYRTDGTLLVGLTGDDLAEARRLWAYQQGLGLPVTALRPTELRHHEPALAPRVRGGALAPTDHQVDPRMLVPALRTAAQRAGVALVPRAVDSLSDVDADLVVVAAGCGSAALTGLPVRPVKGQILRLRAPGGVAPGFRHVIRGYADGEPVYLVPRTDGEVVLGATVEERSDTGVTAGAVQRLLRAGVDLLPELAEYDLVEAVAGLRPGTPDNAPILGPLPGRPDVLAATGHHRHGIVLTPITADLIADLVVTGVPDPLLAPFGADRFDTSDRQIRVAGGVRVPAGAVGVGAVGGFEPTMEEDRWS, encoded by the coding sequence GTGCTGACCGGCCGGTCCCCGTCAACGGAATCCGTCGAGCGGGCCCGGCCGGACGTGGCGGTGATCGGCGCCGGGCCGATCGGGTTGGCGATCGCCTGGCGGTGCGCCGTGCGCGGCCTGCGGGTGGCGCTGCACGACCCGGCACCCGGGTCGGGCGCATCCGCGGTGGCCGCCGGGATGCTCGCCCCGGTCTCCGAGGCGTACTTCGGCGAGCGGCAGCTCACCGACCTGCTGGTGGCCTCCGCCGCCCGCTGGCCCGCGTTCGCCGCCGAGCTGACCGAGGCGACAGGCGCCGACCTCGGCTATCGGACCGACGGCACACTGCTTGTCGGGTTGACCGGCGACGACCTGGCCGAGGCACGCCGGCTGTGGGCGTACCAACAGGGGTTGGGGTTGCCGGTGACAGCGCTGCGCCCCACCGAGCTGCGTCACCACGAGCCGGCGCTCGCGCCACGGGTGCGCGGCGGCGCGCTCGCGCCCACCGACCACCAGGTCGACCCACGGATGCTGGTGCCGGCGCTGCGGACGGCCGCGCAGCGGGCCGGCGTGGCCCTCGTGCCGCGCGCCGTCGACAGTCTGTCCGACGTGGACGCCGACCTCGTCGTGGTCGCCGCCGGCTGCGGCTCCGCCGCACTCACCGGCCTGCCCGTGCGGCCGGTGAAGGGCCAGATCCTCCGGCTACGCGCGCCCGGCGGCGTCGCGCCGGGCTTCCGGCACGTGATCCGGGGGTACGCCGACGGGGAGCCCGTCTACCTGGTGCCCCGCACCGACGGTGAGGTGGTGCTCGGCGCGACAGTCGAGGAGCGCTCCGACACGGGCGTCACCGCCGGTGCCGTGCAGCGGCTGCTGCGCGCCGGGGTCGACCTGCTGCCCGAGCTGGCCGAGTACGACCTCGTCGAGGCCGTCGCCGGCCTGCGCCCCGGCACCCCTGACAACGCGCCGATCCTCGGGCCGCTGCCCGGACGGCCCGACGTGCTCGCCGCCACCGGTCACCACCGGCACGGCATCGTGCTCACCCCGATCACCGCCGACCTGATCGCCGACCTGGTGGTCACCGGTGTGCCCGACCCGCTGCTCGCGCCCTTCGGGGCGGACCGGTTCGACACCTCGGACCGCCAAATCCGCGTTGCCGGCGGGGTGCGCGTTCCCGCCGGAGCGGTCGGTGTGGGCGCGGTGGGCGGATTCGAACCGACGATGGAGGAGGACCGGTGGAGTTGA
- the thiS gene encoding sulfur carrier protein ThiS, protein MELTVNGAGRSVAGGTSVADLVGDIAGQHRGVAVAVNGEVVPRTGWPATELRDGDRVEVLTAAQGG, encoded by the coding sequence GTGGAGTTGACGGTGAACGGGGCCGGCCGCAGCGTGGCCGGCGGTACGTCGGTGGCCGACCTCGTCGGCGACATCGCCGGGCAGCACCGCGGGGTGGCGGTGGCTGTCAACGGCGAGGTGGTGCCCCGGACCGGCTGGCCGGCGACGGAGCTGCGCGACGGCGACCGCGTCGAGGTGCTCACCGCCGCGCAGGGCGGGTGA
- a CDS encoding thiazole synthase encodes MSGVPFELGGVTFTSRLILGTGGAANLHVLEQAIRASGTELVTVALRRVDTAPGTAGGLLDLLERCDVRLLPNTAGCYTATEAVKVARLARDAFDTDWIKLEVIGDERTLLPDGVELLRAAEELVADGFTVLPYTSDDPVLARRLADVGCAAVMPAGSPIGSGLGIGNPHHIRLIRQSVDVPVILDAGIGTASDAALAMELGCDGVLLASAVTRAADPVAMATAMRYAVEAGRLAAGAGRIARRLHALPSTPDEGRPDL; translated from the coding sequence GTGAGCGGCGTGCCGTTCGAACTGGGCGGGGTCACGTTCACCTCGCGGTTGATCCTCGGCACCGGCGGCGCCGCGAACCTGCACGTGCTGGAGCAGGCGATCCGGGCCTCCGGCACCGAGCTGGTCACAGTGGCGTTGCGCCGCGTGGACACCGCACCGGGCACCGCCGGTGGGCTGCTGGACCTGTTGGAGCGGTGCGACGTACGCCTGCTGCCGAACACCGCCGGCTGCTACACCGCTACCGAGGCGGTGAAGGTGGCCCGGCTGGCCCGGGACGCTTTCGACACCGACTGGATCAAGCTTGAGGTGATCGGCGACGAGCGGACCCTGTTGCCCGACGGGGTGGAGTTGCTCCGCGCCGCCGAGGAACTCGTCGCCGACGGCTTCACAGTGCTGCCGTACACGAGCGACGACCCGGTGCTCGCCCGCCGGCTCGCCGACGTGGGCTGCGCCGCAGTGATGCCCGCCGGCTCGCCGATCGGGTCCGGGCTCGGCATCGGAAACCCGCACCACATCCGGCTGATCCGGCAGAGCGTGGACGTGCCCGTCATCCTCGACGCCGGCATCGGCACCGCGTCCGACGCGGCCCTGGCCATGGAGCTGGGCTGCGACGGTGTCCTGCTGGCCAGCGCTGTCACCCGGGCCGCCGACCCGGTGGCGATGGCGACGGCGATGCGGTACGCGGTCGAGGCGGGCCGCCTGGCCGCCGGAGCGGGCCGGATAGCCCGCCGCCTGCACGCCCTGCCCTCCACCCCGGACGAGGGAAGACCCGACCTGTGA
- a CDS encoding thiamine phosphate synthase, protein MVPSGVVLLTDRLVASGPLDLVVARAVAGGVRWVVLREKDLPRVERVALAGDLRAILADVGGTLIVAGPDPLDGDAVHLPAAGPYPPPTHTLVGRSCHDCAELARLTTEHYATVSPVHPTRTKPGYGPPLGIAGLRDLIQASPVPVLALGGVETPDQVAACVRAGAAGVAVLGALMRADDPAGTAATLTRAFTEAVTPGPVPTRLSTATEEAR, encoded by the coding sequence ATCGTGCCGTCGGGTGTCGTGCTGCTCACCGATCGGCTTGTCGCGTCGGGACCACTCGACCTTGTTGTCGCTCGGGCGGTGGCCGGGGGAGTGCGGTGGGTCGTCCTGCGGGAGAAGGACCTGCCTCGCGTCGAGCGCGTCGCCCTCGCCGGCGACCTGCGCGCGATCCTCGCCGACGTCGGCGGAACCCTCATCGTGGCCGGTCCCGACCCGCTCGACGGTGACGCCGTCCACCTGCCCGCCGCCGGCCCGTACCCGCCACCGACCCACACCCTCGTCGGCCGCTCCTGCCACGACTGTGCCGAACTGGCCCGGCTGACCACCGAGCACTACGCCACCGTCTCGCCCGTCCATCCGACCAGGACGAAGCCGGGCTACGGCCCGCCGCTCGGTATCGCAGGGCTGCGGGATCTGATCCAGGCCAGTCCCGTGCCCGTGTTGGCGCTGGGGGGAGTGGAGACCCCGGACCAGGTGGCCGCGTGCGTTCGGGCGGGAGCCGCCGGAGTGGCGGTGCTGGGCGCGCTCATGCGAGCAGATGACCCCGCCGGAACAGCCGCGACCCTGACCAGGGCCTTCACCGAGGCGGTCACGCCAGGCCCGGTCCCCACGCGGCTCTCAACAGCGACCGAAGAGGCGAGATGA
- the thiD gene encoding bifunctional hydroxymethylpyrimidine kinase/phosphomethylpyrimidine kinase, whose product MTPRTVLTIAGSDSGGGAGIQADLKVFAALGAYGTSVLTAVTAQNTQGVDAVLPLPPRTITEQMDSVLADFTVSAVKTGMLGTPAVADAVAQAARDGRLPQLVVDPVLVATSGHRLGVVEAVERLLPYARVATPNCVEAAAITGRPVDDVAAMVVAAEALAAGGPEHVVVTGGDLDGDEAVDVLCGGGVTTVLRGPRVDTRHTHGTGCSFSAAIAVRLAFGDPVPAAVGTAKEYVLRALTGGRGWELGAGRGPLDHFGWSA is encoded by the coding sequence ATGACCCCGCGCACAGTCCTCACCATCGCCGGCTCCGACTCGGGCGGCGGCGCCGGCATCCAGGCCGACCTCAAGGTCTTCGCGGCGCTCGGCGCGTACGGCACAAGCGTCCTCACGGCGGTCACCGCGCAGAACACCCAGGGTGTCGACGCCGTACTGCCGCTGCCACCGCGCACGATCACCGAGCAGATGGACAGCGTGCTCGCCGACTTCACGGTGAGCGCTGTCAAGACGGGAATGCTCGGCACACCCGCCGTCGCCGACGCGGTGGCGCAGGCTGCCCGCGACGGCCGGTTGCCACAGCTCGTCGTCGATCCGGTGCTCGTCGCCACGAGTGGCCACCGGCTCGGCGTGGTGGAGGCGGTGGAGCGGCTGCTGCCGTACGCCAGGGTGGCGACGCCTAACTGCGTGGAGGCCGCGGCGATCACCGGACGCCCTGTGGACGACGTGGCCGCGATGGTCGTGGCGGCCGAGGCCCTCGCGGCCGGCGGCCCGGAACACGTCGTCGTCACCGGCGGCGACCTGGACGGCGACGAGGCGGTCGACGTGCTGTGCGGCGGTGGCGTCACCACAGTGCTGCGCGGGCCGCGGGTGGACACCCGGCACACCCACGGCACCGGGTGCTCGTTCTCGGCGGCGATCGCCGTGCGGCTCGCATTCGGCGATCCGGTGCCGGCGGCGGTCGGGACCGCAAAGGAGTACGTGCTCCGCGCGCTGACCGGCGGGCGGGGTTGGGAGCTGGGTGCTGGCCGCGGGCCGCTTGATCACTTCGGCTGGTCCGCTTGA
- the thiC gene encoding phosphomethylpyrimidine synthase ThiC, translating to MQARGKVYVEGARPDVRVPFAEVTLTGDHPPVRLYDTSGPGSDPEVGLPPLRGPWIAERGDVAPVRGAGTPLAGADGRRPTQLAYARAGVVTPEMEFVAIRENVDSELVRAEIAAGRAVLPLNVNHPECEPAIIGKAFLVKVNANIGTSAVSSSVAEEVEKLTWATRWGADTVMDLSTGKRIHETREAIVRNSPVPIGTVPIYQALEKVGGDPVKLSWEVFRETVIEQAEQGVDYMTVHAGVLLPYVPLAVDRVTGIVSRGGSIMAAWCLAHHEENFLYTNFAELCQILARYDVTFSLGDGLRPGSIADANDEAQFAELRTLGELTTVAWEHDVQVMIEGPGHVPMHKIKENVDLQQEWCHEAPFYTLGPLTTDIAPAYDHITSAIGAAMIGMFGTAMLCYVTPKEHLGLPDRDDVKAGVIAYKIAAHAADLAKGHPGAQAWDDALSKARFEFRWEDQFNLSLDPETARSYHDATLPAEPAKTAHFCSMCGPKFCSMKITQELKEYAARGMKDKSEEFVSGGGRVYLPLA from the coding sequence ATGCAGGCACGAGGCAAGGTGTACGTCGAAGGGGCACGCCCCGATGTCCGGGTGCCGTTCGCCGAGGTGACGCTTACCGGTGATCACCCGCCGGTGCGCCTCTACGACACGTCCGGCCCCGGTTCCGACCCGGAGGTGGGGCTTCCGCCGCTGCGCGGGCCGTGGATCGCCGAGCGCGGTGACGTGGCGCCGGTGCGGGGCGCGGGCACGCCGCTCGCCGGGGCGGACGGTCGCCGGCCCACCCAGCTCGCGTACGCGCGGGCCGGGGTGGTGACGCCGGAGATGGAGTTCGTGGCGATCCGGGAGAACGTCGACTCGGAGCTGGTCCGTGCCGAGATCGCCGCAGGCCGGGCGGTGCTGCCGCTGAACGTCAACCACCCGGAGTGCGAGCCGGCGATCATCGGCAAGGCGTTCCTGGTGAAGGTGAACGCCAACATCGGCACCTCGGCGGTCAGCTCGTCGGTGGCCGAGGAGGTGGAGAAGCTCACCTGGGCCACCCGCTGGGGCGCGGACACAGTGATGGACCTGTCCACCGGCAAGCGGATCCACGAGACCCGCGAGGCGATCGTGCGGAACTCGCCGGTGCCGATCGGCACTGTTCCGATCTACCAGGCCCTGGAGAAGGTCGGCGGCGACCCGGTGAAGCTGAGCTGGGAGGTCTTCCGCGAGACCGTCATCGAGCAGGCCGAGCAGGGCGTGGACTACATGACAGTGCACGCGGGCGTGCTGCTGCCGTACGTGCCGTTGGCCGTGGACCGGGTCACGGGGATCGTCTCCCGGGGCGGCTCGATCATGGCGGCGTGGTGCCTGGCCCACCACGAGGAGAACTTCCTCTACACGAACTTCGCCGAGCTGTGCCAGATCCTGGCGCGCTACGACGTGACGTTCTCCCTCGGTGACGGGCTGCGCCCCGGCTCGATCGCCGATGCCAACGACGAGGCGCAGTTCGCCGAGCTGCGTACCCTCGGCGAGCTGACGACCGTCGCCTGGGAACACGACGTACAGGTGATGATCGAGGGTCCGGGGCACGTACCCATGCACAAGATCAAGGAGAACGTGGATCTCCAGCAGGAGTGGTGCCACGAGGCGCCGTTCTACACGCTCGGCCCGCTGACCACTGACATCGCGCCCGCGTACGACCACATCACCTCGGCCATCGGCGCCGCCATGATCGGCATGTTCGGCACCGCGATGCTCTGCTACGTCACCCCGAAGGAGCACCTCGGCCTGCCCGACCGGGACGACGTCAAGGCCGGCGTGATCGCGTACAAGATCGCGGCCCACGCGGCGGACCTGGCCAAGGGCCACCCGGGCGCGCAGGCGTGGGACGACGCGCTGTCGAAGGCGCGGTTCGAGTTCCGCTGGGAGGACCAGTTCAACCTCTCACTGGACCCGGAGACGGCGCGCTCGTACCACGACGCGACGCTGCCCGCCGAGCCGGCGAAGACGGCGCACTTCTGCTCAATGTGCGGCCCGAAGTTCTGCTCCATGAAGATCACCCAGGAACTCAAGGAGTACGCGGCACGCGGCATGAAGGACAAGTCGGAGGAGTTCGTCTCCGGCGGTGGGCGGGTGTACCTCCCTCTGGCCTGA
- a CDS encoding cupin, with the protein MSETIDATELGPVGQEIVYENDRVRVWHIRLEPGERQPLHRHDHPYLVIAVQGAKNIVQTIDGTRIDADEPTGGVVYRDPGAVHMLTNVGDTTYLARLVELK; encoded by the coding sequence ATGAGCGAAACGATCGACGCAACCGAGCTCGGGCCGGTGGGCCAGGAGATCGTGTACGAGAATGACAGGGTCCGGGTGTGGCACATCCGGCTCGAACCGGGCGAGCGGCAGCCCCTGCACCGGCACGACCACCCCTACCTGGTGATCGCCGTCCAGGGCGCCAAGAACATCGTGCAGACCATCGACGGCACCCGGATCGACGCGGACGAACCCACCGGCGGAGTCGTCTACCGCGACCCCGGAGCGGTGCATATGCTCACCAATGTCGGGGACACGACATACCTGGCTCGGCTGGTCGAACTCAAGTAG
- a CDS encoding LLM class F420-dependent oxidoreductase yields the protein MRVSVFTEPHRGASYDDQLRFARLVEAAGYEGFLRADHYQAMGDDPGLPGPTDAWLTLAALARETERIRLGTLVTSATFRLPGPLAVMVAQVDQMSGGRIELGIGAGWYAREHTSYGIPFPAVGERFDRLAEQLEVLTGLWSTPLGETYSFTGDHYQLVDAPALPKPVQVPGPPIIVGGRGPKRTPDLAARYATEFNMPFKSVAETSGAYDRVREACARTARAESGRPPLVLSAGIVVAIGRTDAEAQRRAAPLHEKSALPPEDPVVGSPAQLVQRIGEFAEIGTTRVHLRMTDLSDLDHLELIAAEVLPQLDGAR from the coding sequence ATGCGGGTGTCGGTGTTCACCGAGCCGCACCGGGGCGCCAGCTACGACGACCAACTGCGGTTCGCCCGCCTCGTCGAGGCCGCCGGCTACGAGGGTTTCCTCCGCGCCGACCACTACCAGGCGATGGGCGACGACCCGGGTCTGCCCGGCCCCACGGACGCCTGGCTGACCCTCGCCGCGCTGGCCCGCGAGACCGAGCGGATCCGCCTCGGCACCCTTGTGACGTCGGCGACGTTCCGCCTGCCCGGCCCGCTGGCGGTGATGGTCGCGCAGGTCGACCAGATGAGCGGTGGCCGGATCGAGCTGGGCATCGGCGCCGGCTGGTACGCCCGCGAACACACCTCGTACGGCATCCCGTTCCCGGCCGTCGGCGAGCGCTTCGACCGGCTTGCCGAGCAGCTTGAGGTGCTCACCGGCCTGTGGTCCACCCCGCTGGGCGAGACGTACAGCTTCACCGGCGACCACTACCAGCTGGTCGACGCGCCCGCCCTGCCCAAGCCCGTGCAGGTGCCCGGCCCGCCGATCATCGTGGGCGGACGCGGCCCCAAGCGCACCCCCGATCTGGCCGCCCGCTACGCGACCGAGTTCAACATGCCCTTCAAGTCCGTGGCGGAGACCTCCGGCGCGTACGACCGCGTACGCGAGGCGTGCGCCCGTACCGCCCGTGCCGAGTCGGGGCGTCCGCCGCTGGTGCTGTCGGCAGGGATCGTGGTGGCCATCGGGCGTACCGACGCGGAGGCACAGCGGCGGGCCGCGCCACTGCACGAGAAGAGCGCGCTGCCGCCGGAGGACCCGGTGGTCGGCTCGCCCGCACAGCTCGTGCAGCGGATCGGTGAGTTCGCCGAGATCGGCACCACCCGGGTGCACCTGCGCATGACCGACCTCTCTGACCTCGACCACCTCGAGCTGATCGCCGCCGAGGTGCTCCCGCAACTGGACGGTGCACGATGA
- a CDS encoding ABC transporter ATP-binding protein, whose protein sequence is MIRLSGVSRTFEGRSGRVEALRGIDLDVAEGEFVAILGRSGCGKSTLLRLIAGLLPLTAGEITVAGTPITRPRRDIAMLFQKPALLPWRSVLDNVLLPVEIFGWSRAKHRERAQQLLDVAGLAGFEKRLPHELSGGMQQRVSLCRSLIGDPRVMLMDEPFSALDALTREELSGELQRVHMENKPTIVFVTHSIDEAVLLADRVVVLSPRPGRIRKIVEVNIPRPRTLGRNAHLADVAQVSADLHELLMERDQPAAAGAEGR, encoded by the coding sequence ATGATCCGACTGTCCGGGGTGTCGCGTACCTTCGAGGGCCGGTCCGGCCGTGTGGAGGCGCTGCGCGGCATCGACCTCGACGTCGCCGAGGGTGAGTTCGTCGCCATCCTCGGGCGCTCCGGCTGCGGCAAGTCCACGCTGCTGCGGCTGATCGCCGGGCTGCTCCCGCTGACCGCCGGCGAGATCACAGTGGCCGGTACGCCGATCACCAGGCCCCGCCGCGACATCGCCATGCTGTTCCAGAAGCCAGCCCTGCTGCCCTGGCGCTCAGTGCTCGACAACGTCCTGCTGCCGGTGGAGATCTTCGGCTGGAGCCGCGCCAAGCACCGCGAGCGGGCCCAGCAACTGCTCGACGTGGCCGGGCTGGCCGGGTTCGAGAAGCGGCTGCCGCACGAGCTTTCCGGCGGCATGCAGCAGCGGGTGTCGCTGTGCCGGTCGCTGATCGGCGACCCCCGGGTGATGCTGATGGACGAGCCGTTCTCGGCGCTTGACGCGCTCACCCGCGAGGAACTCTCCGGAGAGCTCCAGCGCGTGCACATGGAGAACAAGCCCACGATCGTCTTCGTCACCCACTCGATCGACGAAGCGGTCCTGCTCGCCGACCGGGTGGTCGTGCTGAGCCCTCGCCCCGGACGGATCCGCAAGATCGTCGAGGTGAACATCCCCCGACCCCGCACCCTGGGCCGCAACGCCCACCTCGCCGACGTGGCCCAGGTCAGCGCAGACCTGCACGAACTGTTGATGGAACGCGACCAGCCGGCCGCAGCCGGCGCGGAAGGACGATGA
- a CDS encoding ABC transporter substrate-binding protein, whose product MRRLTRTVATAALATALALVSACSSGSDSSDDAKGGNGGTLEKVTYLTSFGNFGRDSYAWVAKEKGFFKDAGFDVEIKAGQGTGGVIQTVVGGQADFGPIDLTGGLLQLGNGQAKDFVAVAAIQQRTMAAIATVEGKNINSPKDLEGKKLADTPGSVVRNLFPTYARLAGVDVNKVTWVNGEAQALIGTLANGSVDGIGQFVVGQPTIEAVSKKKAVMLPYSNVMQDLYGNVLITSSKIAKEKPDMVKRFTAALLKGLEYSLANSKEAGEILKKNVDAANPAAAAAELDLMAAYVRSGNSGTAIGTLDSGRVAKSIAILQGAGALKQNITPEQIIDFSLAPKA is encoded by the coding sequence ATGAGAAGGCTGACCCGTACGGTCGCTACGGCCGCGTTGGCCACTGCCCTCGCCCTCGTCTCCGCCTGCAGTAGCGGGTCGGACTCGTCGGACGACGCCAAGGGCGGCAACGGCGGGACGCTGGAGAAGGTGACCTACCTCACCTCCTTCGGCAACTTCGGCCGCGACTCCTACGCCTGGGTGGCGAAGGAGAAGGGCTTCTTCAAGGACGCCGGGTTCGACGTCGAGATCAAGGCTGGTCAGGGCACCGGCGGCGTGATCCAGACCGTCGTCGGCGGCCAGGCCGACTTCGGGCCGATCGACCTCACCGGCGGTCTGCTCCAGCTCGGCAACGGGCAGGCGAAGGACTTCGTGGCGGTGGCCGCGATCCAGCAGCGCACGATGGCCGCCATCGCCACCGTCGAGGGCAAGAACATCAACTCTCCGAAGGACCTCGAAGGCAAGAAGCTTGCCGACACGCCCGGCTCGGTGGTCCGCAACCTGTTCCCGACGTACGCCCGGCTCGCCGGTGTGGACGTCAACAAGGTGACCTGGGTCAACGGTGAGGCGCAGGCGCTGATCGGCACGCTTGCCAACGGTTCGGTGGACGGCATCGGCCAGTTCGTCGTCGGCCAGCCGACCATCGAGGCCGTGTCCAAGAAGAAGGCCGTCATGCTGCCGTACAGCAACGTGATGCAGGACCTCTACGGCAACGTGCTGATCACCTCCTCGAAGATCGCCAAGGAGAAGCCCGACATGGTGAAGCGCTTCACCGCGGCGCTGCTCAAGGGCCTGGAGTACAGCCTGGCGAACTCCAAGGAGGCCGGCGAGATCCTGAAGAAGAACGTCGACGCCGCCAACCCGGCCGCCGCCGCCGCGGAGCTGGACCTGATGGCCGCCTACGTCCGCTCGGGCAACTCCGGCACCGCGATCGGCACGCTGGACAGCGGCCGCGTCGCGAAGAGC